A DNA window from Alkaliphilus flagellatus contains the following coding sequences:
- the rpoC gene encoding DNA-directed RNA polymerase subunit beta' — protein MYELNNFESIRIALASPEKIRQWSKGEVKKPETINYRTLKPEKEGLFCEKIFGPTKDWECHCGKYKRVRYKGVVCDRCGVEVTKSKVRRERMGHIELAAPVSHIWYFKGIPSRMGLLLDMSPRSLEKVLYFAAYIVIDPGETALTEKQVLTEKEYSEAIEKYGSNSFKAGMGAEAVKKLLENIDLEGLYKDLRHKLKESTGQKRVRTIRRLEVVDAFKHSGNLPEWMILDVVPVIPPDLRPMVQLDGGRFATSDLNDLYRRVINRNNRLKRLLDLGAPDIIVRNEKRMLQEAVDALIDNGRRGKPVTGPGNRPLKSLSDMLKGKQGRFRQNLLGKRVDYSGRSVIVVGPELKFYQCGLPKKMALELFKPFVMKKLVEENHAHNIKSAKRMVEKVKPEVWDVLEEVIREHPVLLNRAPTLHRLGIQAFEPVLVEGKAIKLHPLVCTAYNADFDGDQMAVHVPLSVEAQAEARFLMLAPNNILAPKDGQPITTPTQDMILGSYYLTIEREGAKGEGMVFKDFEEMLMAYANDVVSLHAKVKVRMKLHKDDPGKLVESTVGRFIFNEEIPQNLGFVDRKKDPYALEVDFLCDKKALGKVIDKCFRKHGNTITSVMLDYIKRIGFKFSTRGAITIAVGDMEVPKEKTELISLAEEKVDKYEKAFRRGLISDEERYEKVIETWSETTEKVTEALMANLGSMNNMFIMAHSGARGSKNQIRQLGGMRGLMANATGKTVEIPIKANFREGLTVLEYFISTHGARKGLADTALRTADSGYLTRRLVDVSQDVIIREIDCGTEDGSLVKAFKDGNEVIEELYDRIVGRYALEDIINPQTGEVIVPKNEMILEDEAEEICSLGIEAVKIRSTLKCNTRHGVCANCYGRNLATGEPVKVGEAVGIIAAQSIGEPGTQLTMRTFHTGGVAGADITQGLPRVEELFEARKPKGLAIISETGGTVKIVETKKKREVVITDEHGESINYTIPYGSRLNVRDGAVLEPGDEITDGSVNPHDILRIKGVAGVQNYIIKEVQRVYRLQGVDINDKHIEVIVRQMLNKVKIEEAGDSNLLPGSLETIFAFEEENAKVVTEGGEPAEGKPVLLGITKASLATESFLSAASFQETTRVLTEAAIKGKEDHLIGLKENVIIGKLIPAGTGMKRYKNIALNTEKTEVEVINEISDDTINECL, from the coding sequence TTGTACGAATTAAATAATTTTGAATCAATTAGAATAGCTTTGGCTTCTCCAGAAAAGATTAGACAGTGGTCTAAGGGAGAAGTAAAAAAACCTGAAACTATTAATTATAGAACATTGAAGCCAGAAAAAGAAGGTCTGTTTTGCGAAAAAATATTTGGACCTACTAAGGACTGGGAATGTCATTGCGGAAAATATAAAAGGGTTAGATACAAAGGGGTTGTATGTGATCGTTGTGGCGTTGAAGTAACAAAATCTAAAGTAAGAAGAGAGAGAATGGGGCATATAGAGCTTGCTGCCCCTGTCTCCCATATTTGGTATTTCAAAGGAATACCAAGTAGAATGGGATTGCTTTTAGATATGTCACCTAGATCTTTAGAAAAGGTATTGTACTTTGCAGCCTATATTGTAATCGATCCAGGTGAAACTGCCTTGACGGAAAAACAGGTTTTAACAGAGAAGGAATACAGCGAAGCCATTGAAAAATATGGCAGTAACAGCTTCAAAGCTGGAATGGGAGCAGAGGCAGTTAAGAAACTGCTAGAGAATATAGACCTTGAGGGACTATATAAAGATTTAAGACACAAGTTAAAGGAAAGTACCGGACAAAAAAGAGTACGTACTATTAGAAGATTAGAAGTAGTTGATGCATTTAAACATTCAGGAAATTTACCAGAATGGATGATATTAGATGTAGTCCCGGTTATACCACCAGATTTAAGACCAATGGTTCAATTAGACGGTGGACGTTTTGCTACTTCTGACTTAAATGACTTATATAGAAGAGTAATTAACCGTAATAATCGACTAAAAAGATTATTAGATTTAGGAGCACCAGATATTATTGTGCGAAATGAAAAAAGAATGCTTCAAGAAGCAGTGGATGCACTTATAGACAATGGTAGAAGAGGTAAACCTGTTACAGGTCCTGGAAATAGACCATTGAAATCACTCTCCGATATGTTGAAAGGAAAACAAGGTCGTTTCCGTCAAAATTTATTAGGTAAACGTGTAGATTACTCTGGCCGTTCTGTTATTGTTGTTGGTCCTGAACTTAAGTTTTATCAATGTGGATTACCTAAAAAAATGGCACTAGAGTTATTTAAACCATTTGTTATGAAAAAGCTAGTTGAAGAAAACCACGCTCACAATATAAAAAGTGCAAAAAGGATGGTAGAGAAGGTTAAGCCAGAAGTTTGGGATGTACTCGAAGAAGTAATTAGGGAACATCCAGTGCTTCTTAACCGTGCCCCTACGCTGCACAGACTTGGTATCCAAGCTTTTGAACCAGTACTAGTAGAAGGAAAGGCTATTAAACTTCATCCATTAGTATGTACTGCATATAATGCAGACTTCGATGGTGACCAGATGGCAGTTCACGTACCTTTGTCTGTAGAAGCTCAGGCAGAAGCTAGATTCTTAATGCTTGCGCCTAATAATATTTTAGCACCTAAGGATGGTCAACCGATTACAACACCAACTCAGGATATGATACTCGGAAGCTACTATTTAACTATAGAGCGAGAGGGTGCCAAAGGTGAAGGAATGGTGTTTAAAGACTTTGAAGAAATGCTAATGGCCTATGCAAATGATGTTGTTAGCTTACATGCTAAAGTAAAGGTAAGAATGAAACTTCACAAGGATGACCCAGGTAAATTAGTTGAAAGCACTGTTGGAAGATTCATATTTAATGAAGAAATTCCTCAAAACTTAGGTTTTGTTGATCGTAAGAAGGATCCATATGCACTAGAAGTTGATTTCCTATGTGATAAAAAGGCATTAGGAAAAGTTATAGACAAGTGCTTTAGGAAACATGGAAATACAATCACTTCTGTTATGCTTGACTATATTAAGCGAATAGGATTCAAATTTTCTACCCGAGGAGCTATTACAATAGCAGTAGGAGATATGGAAGTTCCAAAAGAGAAGACAGAACTTATATCTTTGGCAGAAGAAAAGGTCGATAAGTATGAGAAGGCATTCAGAAGAGGATTGATTTCTGACGAAGAGAGATATGAAAAGGTTATTGAAACTTGGAGTGAAACTACTGAAAAGGTGACAGAAGCCTTGATGGCGAACTTGGGCTCTATGAATAATATGTTTATTATGGCACACTCTGGTGCTAGGGGTAGTAAAAACCAAATTCGTCAGCTTGGTGGTATGCGTGGTCTAATGGCCAACGCCACTGGTAAAACTGTAGAAATTCCAATTAAAGCTAACTTCCGTGAAGGACTTACAGTACTTGAGTACTTCATTTCTACCCACGGTGCTAGAAAGGGTTTAGCGGATACTGCATTACGTACTGCCGACTCTGGGTACTTAACAAGACGTTTAGTTGATGTTAGTCAGGACGTTATAATAAGAGAAATAGACTGTGGTACTGAAGATGGAAGCTTAGTTAAGGCTTTTAAAGATGGAAATGAAGTAATTGAAGAACTATACGATCGTATAGTAGGAAGATATGCACTAGAAGACATAATTAATCCTCAAACAGGAGAGGTTATTGTTCCAAAGAATGAAATGATACTAGAGGATGAAGCAGAGGAAATATGCTCTCTTGGTATTGAAGCTGTTAAGATTCGATCAACTTTAAAATGTAATACAAGACACGGAGTTTGTGCAAATTGTTATGGTAGAAACTTGGCAACTGGAGAGCCTGTTAAGGTGGGTGAGGCAGTAGGTATTATTGCTGCACAGTCCATCGGTGAACCTGGTACTCAGCTTACAATGCGTACATTCCATACCGGTGGGGTTGCAGGTGCAGATATTACCCAAGGTCTTCCAAGGGTTGAAGAACTTTTTGAAGCTAGAAAGCCAAAAGGACTTGCAATTATCAGTGAAACCGGAGGAACTGTTAAGATTGTTGAAACTAAGAAAAAACGTGAAGTTGTAATTACTGATGAACACGGGGAAAGCATAAACTACACTATTCCTTATGGATCAAGACTAAATGTAAGAGATGGAGCAGTTTTAGAGCCTGGAGATGAAATTACAGATGGTTCAGTCAATCCACATGATATTTTAAGAATTAAGGGCGTGGCTGGTGTACAAAACTATATTATTAAAGAAGTGCAAAGAGTATATCGTCTACAGGGTGTTGATATTAATGATAAACATATCGAAGTAATTGTACGTCAAATGTTAAATAAGGTAAAAATTGAAGAGGCAGGGGATTCAAATCTATTGCCAGGAAGTTTAGAGACAATATTTGCATTTGAAGAGGAAAATGCTAAAGTAGTTACCGAAGGTGGAGAGCCAGCTGAGGGTAAACCAGTATTATTAGGAATTACAAAAGCATCTCTTGCCACAGAATCATTCCTATCTGCTGCTTCTTTCCAAGAAACTACTAGAGTATTAACGGAAGCTGCAATTAAAGGGAAAGAAGATCACCTAATTGGTCTTAAGGAAAATGTAATTATTGGTAAACTTATTCCAGCAGGAACTGGAATGAAGCGATATAAAAATATTGCCCTAAATACCGAGAAAACAGAAGTTGAAGTAATCAATGAAATTAGTGATGATACAATAAATGAATGCTTATAG
- the rpsL gene encoding 30S ribosomal protein S12, translated as MPTISQLVRKGRKQEEYKSTAPALQKGMNSLRKRTTDLSSPQKRGVCTAVKTVTPKKPNSALRKVARVRLTNGIEVTAYIPGIGHNLQEHSVVLIRGGRVKDLPGVRYHIVRGALDTAGVANRMQSRSKYGAKRPKAAKK; from the coding sequence ATGCCAACAATTAGCCAGTTAGTACGTAAGGGAAGAAAGCAAGAAGAGTACAAATCAACAGCCCCAGCGTTACAAAAAGGAATGAACTCCTTAAGAAAAAGAACAACTGACTTAAGTTCACCACAAAAAAGAGGAGTTTGTACTGCTGTTAAAACTGTTACTCCTAAAAAACCTAACTCAGCCCTAAGAAAGGTAGCTAGGGTTAGATTAACAAATGGTATTGAAGTAACAGCTTATATCCCAGGTATTGGTCATAACCTACAAGAACACAGTGTTGTTCTAATTAGAGGTGGAAGAGTAAAAGACTTACCAGGGGTTAGATACCATATTGTTAGAGGTGCATTAGATACAGCAGGAGTTGCTAATAGAATGCAATCAAGATCTAAATATGGTGCTAAGAGACCTAAAGCAGCTAAGAAGTAA
- the rpoB gene encoding DNA-directed RNA polymerase subunit beta, which translates to MPHPVQLGKKTRMSYAQIDEVLEMPNLIELQKESYQWFLDEGLKEVFNDVSPIEDYTGNLILEFVDYSLDEKPKYDIEDSKERDVTYAAPLKVKVRLINKATGEVKEQEVFMGDFPLMTDTGTFIINGAERVIVSQLVRSPGVYYSREFDKTGKQLFSATVIPNRGAWLEYETDSNEIVSVRIDRTRKQPVTVLLRALGYGSDTQIKELLGEDERLLTTLEKDSTKTTDEALLEIYKKLRPGEPPTVENAKSLLNTLFFDPKRYDLAKVGRYKFNKKLSLANRILGKRAASNIVDPNTGEILVEEGTKIDRDMSIFIQDSGINEVLVYVEDNKQIKVLGNHFVNIKKHVPFNIDELKITGKVYYPVLKEILDTFNTENEIKEAIKERMRELSPRHIIVADIVASISYEFNLAHETGNVDDIDHLGNRRLRSVGELLQNQFRIGLSRMERVVKERMTIQDVDLATPQALINIRPVAASIKEFFGSSQLSQFMDQTNPLAELTHKRRLSALGPGGLSRERAGFEVRDVHHSHYGRMCPIETPEGPNIGLINSLSTYARVNEYGFIESPYRKLDKKRNVVTNDIEYLTADEEDLLIIAQANEPLDEEGRFVNKRVTCRTHFGGIDVMPANEVDYMDVSPKQVVSVATAMIPFLENDDANRALMGSNMQRQAVPLLITDAPIIGTGMEYQSAKDSGVVVVARHSGIVDKVASNEIVIKRDDNGQKERYKLLKFKRSNQGTCINQRPIVNKGEVVKAGDVIADGPSTNQGEIALGRNCLIGFMTWEGYNYEDAILINEKLVKEDALTSIHIEEYEAEARDTKLGPEEITRDIPNVGEEALKDLDERGIIRIGAEVQSGDILVGKVTPKGETELTAEERLLRAIFGEKAREVRDTSLKVPHGESGIIVDIKVFSRENGDELPPGVNELVRAYIAKKRKINVGDKMAGRHGNKGVISRVLPAEDMPFLADGTPLEIVLNPLGVPSRMNIGQVLEVHLGLAAKTLGWQVATPVFDGANEHDIMDALEIAGYSRSGKVKLYDGRTGESFDNDVTVGYMYMLKLHHLVDDKIHARSTGPYSLVTQQPLGGKAQFGGQRFGEMEVWALEAYGAAHTLQEILTVKSDDVIGRVKTYECIVKGENIPEPGVPESFKVLIKELQSLCLDVKVLTEEDSEIEIKESVEDDSSELNMEYADFGYEAEEVAEQPDTNEEEQDSDIDYMTEEDFESPDQDIEFDAKYLDDDFNSYDDF; encoded by the coding sequence ATGCCACATCCTGTCCAGCTCGGTAAGAAAACTAGAATGAGCTATGCACAAATTGATGAGGTTTTAGAAATGCCTAATCTTATCGAACTGCAGAAAGAATCCTATCAATGGTTTCTAGATGAAGGATTAAAAGAGGTTTTCAATGATGTTTCACCAATTGAAGACTATACAGGTAATCTTATCTTAGAGTTTGTTGACTATTCACTTGATGAAAAACCAAAGTACGATATCGAAGATTCAAAGGAACGAGACGTTACATACGCGGCACCATTAAAAGTAAAGGTTAGGCTAATCAATAAGGCAACTGGAGAAGTTAAGGAGCAAGAGGTCTTTATGGGAGATTTTCCTTTAATGACTGATACTGGAACCTTTATTATTAATGGAGCAGAAAGGGTAATTGTTAGTCAGCTAGTACGTTCTCCAGGAGTGTATTATAGTAGAGAGTTTGATAAAACCGGAAAACAACTTTTCTCTGCTACCGTTATTCCTAATAGAGGAGCATGGCTTGAATATGAAACAGATTCTAATGAAATAGTATCTGTAAGAATTGATCGTACTCGTAAACAACCTGTTACAGTACTACTTAGAGCATTAGGTTATGGATCGGATACTCAAATAAAGGAATTGTTAGGTGAAGATGAACGTTTATTAACTACACTTGAAAAGGATAGTACTAAAACTACAGATGAAGCATTATTAGAAATATATAAGAAATTACGTCCAGGCGAACCACCTACAGTTGAAAATGCTAAGTCTTTATTAAATACTTTATTTTTTGATCCTAAACGATATGACTTAGCTAAAGTAGGTAGATATAAGTTTAATAAAAAGCTATCATTGGCTAATAGAATTCTGGGCAAACGTGCAGCTAGTAATATAGTAGATCCAAATACTGGAGAGATATTAGTAGAAGAAGGTACTAAGATAGATCGTGATATGTCTATATTTATACAAGATTCTGGTATAAATGAGGTGCTAGTCTATGTAGAAGATAATAAACAAATAAAGGTTTTAGGAAATCATTTCGTTAATATCAAGAAACATGTTCCATTTAATATAGACGAATTAAAAATTACTGGTAAGGTTTATTATCCAGTTCTTAAGGAAATTCTTGATACCTTTAATACAGAGAATGAAATTAAAGAGGCTATTAAAGAGAGAATGAGAGAACTTTCTCCAAGACATATTATTGTTGCAGATATTGTAGCTTCTATAAGTTATGAGTTTAACTTAGCTCATGAAACTGGTAATGTGGATGACATTGACCATTTAGGAAACAGAAGATTACGTTCTGTTGGAGAACTTTTACAAAACCAATTTAGGATTGGACTTTCTCGTATGGAAAGAGTTGTAAAAGAGCGTATGACTATACAAGATGTTGATCTCGCAACACCGCAGGCTCTGATTAATATTAGGCCAGTAGCGGCATCAATTAAGGAGTTTTTTGGAAGTTCACAATTATCACAGTTTATGGATCAAACTAATCCTTTAGCGGAATTAACCCATAAACGAAGATTATCAGCTTTAGGACCAGGAGGACTTTCAAGGGAAAGAGCTGGATTTGAGGTTCGTGACGTTCATCACTCCCACTATGGACGCATGTGTCCAATTGAAACTCCAGAGGGACCTAATATAGGACTTATTAACTCATTAAGTACCTATGCAAGAGTCAACGAATATGGATTTATTGAATCACCTTATCGAAAACTAGATAAAAAGAGAAATGTTGTAACTAATGACATTGAGTACTTAACTGCTGATGAAGAAGATCTACTAATTATAGCCCAAGCAAATGAACCTTTAGATGAAGAGGGTAGATTTGTAAATAAGAGAGTAACTTGTAGAACCCATTTCGGTGGTATAGATGTTATGCCAGCTAATGAGGTAGACTATATGGATGTATCACCTAAACAAGTAGTGTCCGTTGCTACCGCTATGATTCCTTTCCTTGAAAATGATGATGCTAACCGTGCCTTAATGGGATCAAACATGCAACGTCAGGCAGTACCCCTTCTAATTACCGATGCTCCAATTATCGGTACAGGAATGGAATATCAATCTGCAAAGGATTCAGGAGTTGTTGTTGTAGCTAGACATAGTGGTATTGTAGATAAGGTAGCATCTAATGAAATTGTAATTAAAAGAGATGATAATGGCCAGAAAGAGCGCTATAAACTATTGAAATTTAAGCGGTCTAATCAGGGAACCTGCATCAATCAACGTCCTATTGTAAATAAAGGTGAAGTGGTTAAGGCTGGAGATGTAATAGCAGACGGTCCTTCTACAAATCAAGGAGAAATTGCCCTTGGCAGAAACTGTTTAATAGGATTTATGACTTGGGAAGGTTATAATTACGAAGATGCTATATTAATTAATGAAAAGTTAGTAAAAGAAGATGCTTTAACCTCTATACATATTGAGGAATATGAGGCGGAGGCAAGAGATACTAAATTAGGTCCTGAGGAAATAACAAGAGATATTCCGAATGTTGGAGAAGAAGCCCTAAAGGATCTAGATGAAAGAGGAATAATCCGAATTGGTGCTGAAGTTCAGTCTGGAGATATTTTGGTTGGTAAGGTTACGCCAAAAGGAGAGACCGAACTTACGGCTGAGGAAAGACTTCTAAGAGCAATCTTTGGAGAAAAGGCAAGAGAAGTAAGAGATACTTCTTTAAAAGTACCACACGGTGAATCTGGTATCATCGTAGATATTAAAGTATTCTCTCGTGAAAATGGAGATGAATTACCTCCAGGAGTAAATGAGCTTGTAAGGGCATATATTGCTAAAAAGAGAAAAATCAATGTTGGGGACAAAATGGCTGGTCGCCATGGTAATAAGGGGGTTATCTCTAGGGTACTTCCAGCAGAGGATATGCCATTCTTAGCTGATGGTACTCCACTAGAAATAGTTCTTAACCCATTAGGCGTACCATCTCGTATGAATATTGGTCAGGTACTTGAAGTGCATTTAGGGTTAGCTGCTAAAACCTTAGGTTGGCAAGTTGCTACACCAGTATTTGACGGTGCTAACGAGCATGATATTATGGATGCATTAGAAATAGCAGGTTATTCAAGAAGTGGAAAGGTAAAATTATACGATGGAAGAACAGGTGAGTCCTTCGATAATGATGTAACCGTAGGATATATGTATATGCTTAAGTTACATCACCTTGTTGATGATAAGATTCATGCTAGAAGTACAGGTCCGTACTCATTGGTTACACAACAACCATTAGGTGGTAAAGCTCAATTTGGTGGTCAAAGATTTGGTGAGATGGAGGTATGGGCACTTGAAGCTTATGGTGCTGCCCACACACTTCAAGAAATCTTGACTGTAAAATCTGACGACGTAATAGGTCGTGTTAAAACCTATGAATGCATTGTTAAAGGTGAAAATATACCTGAACCAGGAGTGCCAGAGTCCTTTAAAGTATTAATTAAGGAATTACAAAGTTTATGCTTAGATGTAAAGGTATTAACAGAAGAAGATTCTGAAATTGAGATTAAGGAATCTGTAGAAGATGATAGTAGTGAGCTTAATATGGAATATGCAGATTTTGGCTATGAGGCAGAAGAAGTTGCTGAGCAGCCAGACACAAATGAAGAGGAACAAGACTCTGACATCGACTATATGACAGAAGAAGATTTTGAAAGCCCAGATCAAGATATAGAGTTTGATGCAAAGTACCTAGATGATGATTTTAATTCCTATGATGACTTTTAA
- the rpsG gene encoding 30S ribosomal protein S7, translated as MPRKGNVPKREVLPDPLYGSKVISKLINAIMLDGKKGIAQKIVYDALELVHERTGEDALEVFEKAMNNIMPVLEVKARRVGGSNYQVPIEVRPERRQTLGLRWLVNYTRARGEKGMVERLAKEIIDASNSTGATVKKKEDTHKMAEANKAFAHYRW; from the coding sequence GTGCCAAGAAAAGGAAATGTACCTAAAAGAGAAGTATTACCTGATCCATTATACGGTAGCAAGGTAATATCAAAATTAATCAATGCTATTATGCTAGATGGTAAAAAGGGTATTGCACAAAAAATCGTTTATGATGCTCTAGAGCTAGTACACGAAAGAACAGGTGAAGATGCACTGGAAGTATTTGAAAAGGCTATGAACAACATTATGCCTGTACTAGAAGTTAAGGCTAGACGTGTTGGAGGATCCAACTATCAAGTACCAATAGAAGTAAGACCTGAGAGAAGACAAACATTAGGACTTAGATGGTTAGTAAACTATACTAGAGCTAGAGGCGAAAAAGGTATGGTTGAAAGACTAGCTAAGGAAATTATAGATGCATCTAATAGTACTGGTGCAACTGTTAAAAAGAAAGAAGATACACACAAAATGGCAGAAGCTAACAAGGCCTTTGCACACTACAGATGGTAA
- the rplL gene encoding 50S ribosomal protein L7/L12 → MTIEQILEAIENMKVLELNELVKAAEEKFGVSASAPVVVGGAVAGGAVAEEQTEFEVVLESAGASKINVIKVVRELTGLGLKEAKEVVDGAPKTLKEGVAKEEADQIKAKLEEAGATVTVK, encoded by the coding sequence ATGACAATTGAACAAATTTTAGAAGCAATTGAGAATATGAAAGTATTAGAATTAAACGAGTTAGTTAAAGCAGCTGAAGAAAAATTCGGAGTATCAGCATCAGCTCCAGTAGTAGTTGGAGGAGCAGTAGCTGGAGGAGCAGTAGCTGAAGAACAAACAGAATTTGAAGTAGTTCTTGAAAGTGCTGGTGCATCTAAAATCAACGTAATCAAAGTAGTAAGAGAATTAACAGGTCTTGGATTAAAAGAAGCTAAAGAAGTTGTAGATGGCGCTCCTAAGACATTAAAAGAAGGCGTAGCTAAAGAAGAAGCTGATCAAATTAAAGCTAAATTAGAAGAAGCAGGCGCAACTGTAACAGTTAAGTAA
- the fusA gene encoding elongation factor G, with product MPRQTSLENTRNIGIMAHIDAGKTTTTERILFYAGKIRKVAETHEGGAQMDWMEQEKERGITITSAATTCHWKDHKINVIDTPGHVDFTVEVERSLRVLDGSVAVFCAKGGVEPQSETVWRQADKYRVPRIAFINKMDILGADFFQAVGMMKDRLGTNAVPAQLPIGKEDTFKGIVDLVKMHAVMYLDDLGQQMEIVEIPEDMKELAAEYREKLVEAVSETDEELMMKYLEGEELTEEEIVNGLRRGTINVQFTPVFCGSSYKNKGVQLLLDAVVAYMPSPLDIPAIKGICGDTEEEVERHSDDNEPFSALAFKIMADPYVGKLAFFRVYSGTIESGSYVLNSTKGKKERIGRILQMHANTREEISTVYAGDIAAAVGLKDTTTGDTLCDPNSAVILESMVFPEPVIHVAVEPKTKAGQEKMGVALQKLAEEDPTFKTYTDEETGQTIIAGMGELHLEIIVDRLLREFKVEANVGKPQVAYKETITQAVEVEAKYSRQSGGRGQYGHAKIRLTPQEPGKGYEFVNSVVGGAIPREYIPAVDAGIQGAMESGILGGYEVVDVKVELYDGSYHEVDSSEMAFKIAGSMAFKDGMKKAKPVLLEPYVKVEVTTPEDYMGDVIGDLNSRRGKIEGMEARTNGMQVIKSYVPLSEMFGYATDLRSKTQGRAVYSMHFDHYEAVPASIAEKITAGK from the coding sequence GTGCCAAGGCAAACTTCACTTGAGAATACAAGAAATATTGGCATAATGGCGCATATTGACGCCGGAAAAACAACAACTACTGAAAGAATTTTGTTCTATGCAGGTAAAATCCGTAAAGTTGCTGAAACTCATGAGGGTGGAGCGCAAATGGACTGGATGGAACAAGAAAAAGAAAGAGGTATCACTATTACTTCAGCGGCTACAACATGTCACTGGAAAGATCATAAAATAAATGTTATTGACACACCAGGTCACGTGGACTTTACTGTAGAAGTAGAACGTTCACTAAGAGTACTTGATGGTTCTGTAGCAGTATTTTGTGCTAAAGGTGGAGTAGAACCTCAATCTGAAACTGTTTGGAGACAAGCGGATAAATATAGAGTACCAAGAATCGCATTTATTAATAAAATGGATATTTTAGGTGCTGACTTCTTCCAAGCTGTAGGCATGATGAAGGATAGATTAGGTACTAATGCAGTTCCTGCTCAATTACCAATAGGTAAGGAAGATACTTTTAAAGGAATTGTTGACTTAGTTAAAATGCATGCAGTAATGTATTTAGATGATTTAGGACAACAAATGGAAATCGTAGAAATTCCTGAAGATATGAAGGAATTAGCTGCTGAATATAGAGAAAAATTGGTTGAGGCAGTATCTGAAACTGATGAAGAATTGATGATGAAATATTTAGAAGGTGAAGAGCTAACTGAAGAAGAAATCGTTAATGGACTAAGAAGAGGTACAATTAACGTTCAATTTACTCCGGTTTTCTGTGGATCATCCTATAAAAATAAAGGAGTACAATTACTTCTTGATGCTGTAGTGGCATATATGCCATCACCATTAGATATTCCAGCAATTAAAGGTATTTGTGGAGATACAGAAGAAGAAGTTGAAAGACATTCAGACGATAATGAACCATTCTCTGCTTTAGCGTTCAAAATTATGGCTGACCCTTATGTAGGAAAACTAGCTTTCTTCAGAGTTTACTCTGGAACAATTGAATCTGGTTCCTATGTTTTAAATTCAACAAAGGGTAAAAAAGAGAGAATAGGACGTATTCTTCAAATGCACGCCAATACAAGAGAAGAAATATCAACTGTTTATGCTGGAGATATTGCAGCAGCTGTAGGCCTTAAAGATACAACTACAGGAGATACATTATGTGATCCTAACAGTGCTGTTATACTAGAGTCTATGGTTTTCCCAGAGCCAGTTATCCATGTTGCGGTTGAACCAAAAACAAAAGCTGGTCAAGAAAAGATGGGTGTTGCACTTCAAAAGCTTGCAGAAGAGGACCCAACATTTAAAACTTATACAGATGAAGAAACAGGCCAAACAATTATTGCAGGTATGGGTGAACTTCACTTAGAGATTATTGTAGATAGACTTCTAAGAGAGTTTAAGGTTGAAGCAAACGTTGGTAAGCCACAGGTTGCATATAAAGAAACAATTACTCAAGCAGTAGAGGTAGAAGCTAAGTACTCTCGTCAGTCTGGTGGTCGTGGACAATACGGTCATGCTAAGATCCGTTTAACACCTCAAGAACCAGGCAAAGGATACGAATTTGTTAACAGTGTTGTTGGTGGAGCTATTCCAAGAGAATATATCCCAGCTGTTGATGCAGGTATCCAAGGAGCTATGGAAAGTGGTATTCTTGGAGGCTATGAAGTTGTTGACGTTAAGGTTGAACTTTATGATGGTTCTTACCACGAAGTCGACTCTTCAGAAATGGCATTTAAGATTGCTGGTTCTATGGCATTTAAAGACGGTATGAAAAAAGCGAAACCAGTATTATTAGAACCATATGTGAAGGTTGAAGTTACTACACCTGAAGATTATATGGGGGATGTTATTGGTGACCTTAACTCAAGACGTGGTAAGATTGAAGGTATGGAAGCGAGAACAAATGGTATGCAGGTTATAAAATCATATGTACCATTATC
- a CDS encoding ribosomal L7Ae/L30e/S12e/Gadd45 family protein has product MLENLEVQNKIVGIKQSTKALNQDKVKILFVAEDADNHLLQHMKQIAKEKNVEVVHVDSMKKLGKACGIDVGAAVAAILK; this is encoded by the coding sequence ATGTTAGAAAATTTAGAAGTCCAAAACAAGATTGTTGGGATTAAACAATCCACTAAAGCATTAAACCAAGACAAAGTAAAAATTTTATTTGTTGCAGAGGATGCAGATAATCATTTACTACAACATATGAAGCAGATTGCGAAGGAAAAAAATGTCGAAGTGGTTCATGTTGATTCCATGAAAAAGCTAGGAAAAGCCTGCGGTATTGATGTAGGTGCAGCTGTTGCTGCAATTTTAAAGTAA